A genomic region of Streptomyces sp. R33 contains the following coding sequences:
- a CDS encoding MerR family transcriptional regulator, with protein MDDERPDVLTIGRLAHRTGLPVRTLRFWSDEGAVPPVARSAGGYRLYDAESVARVELVRTLRELGLGLDDVCRVLSGRTTVAEVADAHVAALDAQIRSLKVSRAVLSTVAKRGSTVEETALMNRLARLSAAERKQIIDEFKEEVFGGLDDPRLRERMRTFSIELPDDPTPEQVDAWIELAELVRDPRFRARLRTWMELNTPVPGQSRPPGASIWWARHIVQTVAEVRKGGVAPEGPAAAEVLSELFGDADRAAVLRSLDAGIEAGAEHYRRLVDRVRGQDSSPDATEELEWLAQALRAADQT; from the coding sequence ATGGACGACGAACGCCCCGACGTGCTCACCATTGGCCGGCTCGCGCACCGCACCGGACTTCCGGTGCGTACCCTGCGCTTCTGGTCGGACGAGGGGGCGGTGCCGCCTGTGGCCCGCTCCGCGGGCGGCTACCGGTTGTACGACGCCGAGTCCGTGGCCCGCGTCGAGCTGGTCCGCACCCTGCGGGAGCTGGGCCTCGGGCTCGACGACGTTTGCCGCGTCCTGAGCGGCCGCACCACGGTCGCCGAGGTCGCCGACGCGCATGTGGCCGCGCTCGACGCGCAGATCCGCTCACTCAAGGTGAGCCGGGCCGTCCTGTCCACCGTGGCGAAACGAGGTTCGACCGTTGAGGAGACAGCACTGATGAACCGGTTGGCGCGGCTTTCCGCCGCCGAGCGCAAACAGATCATCGACGAGTTCAAGGAGGAGGTGTTCGGCGGCCTCGACGACCCGCGCCTGCGCGAGCGCATGCGCACCTTCAGCATCGAATTGCCCGACGATCCCACACCTGAGCAGGTCGACGCCTGGATCGAACTGGCCGAATTGGTGCGGGACCCCCGTTTCCGCGCCCGGTTGCGCACATGGATGGAGCTCAACACGCCCGTACCGGGGCAGAGCCGTCCCCCCGGGGCGTCCATCTGGTGGGCCAGGCACATCGTGCAGACCGTCGCGGAGGTCAGAAAGGGCGGGGTCGCTCCCGAGGGGCCGGCAGCGGCTGAGGTGCTGTCCGAGCTGTTCGGTGACGCCGACCGGGCCGCCGTGCTGCGCAGCCTGGACGCCGGGATCGAGGCAGGAGCGGAGCACTACCGCAGGCTCGTCGACCGTGTGCGCGGGCAGGATTCGTCGCCCGACGCGACCGAGGAGCTGGAATGGCTGGCGCAGGCCCTGCGCGCCGCGGATCAGACCTGA
- a CDS encoding SMI1/KNR4 family protein codes for MNAFKLPDRRGRATSAGALAKLAEARVAAFEAEHDIALPDAYRRFLTHIGGSGAAPFYGLMPLERCSLLVMNPREEPGTPRGFDDAEPGGHARDLFLHVIEMGCTDVCVIAVTGPLTGRVLVGNSDGFWGPNVSSATDFLDWYERWLNHMSAGRDNRALELTSPQLRAHPDRHRMAPKIDSP; via the coding sequence TTGAACGCGTTCAAGCTACCGGATCGCCGGGGGCGTGCTACGTCAGCGGGTGCACTGGCCAAGCTGGCAGAAGCACGCGTCGCTGCGTTCGAGGCCGAGCACGACATCGCCCTGCCCGACGCCTACCGGCGGTTCCTCACGCACATCGGCGGCTCAGGCGCGGCGCCGTTTTACGGCCTCATGCCGCTGGAGCGGTGTTCCCTGCTGGTCATGAACCCGCGTGAGGAACCGGGGACACCCCGCGGATTCGACGACGCAGAACCCGGGGGTCACGCACGCGACCTCTTCCTCCACGTCATCGAAATGGGCTGCACCGACGTATGCGTCATCGCGGTGACCGGTCCCCTCACCGGCCGCGTTCTCGTCGGCAACAGCGACGGGTTCTGGGGCCCCAACGTCTCCTCCGCCACCGACTTCCTCGACTGGTACGAACGCTGGCTCAACCACATGAGCGCCGGACGCGACAACCGGGCCCTGGAACTCACCTCACCCCAGCTTCGTGCCCATCCCGACAGGCATCGCATGGCACCGAAGATTGACTCTCCGTAA
- a CDS encoding nuclear transport factor 2 family protein, with product MNAETLEPMERLLAERACERLVVEFVHRLDLGDPGSVADLFTQDGTWEWPAGDRRIAGHDALRIYFGNRPADRLSRRICTNILVTVTSADTAAATTYFTTYRVDGYSEGLVPPRPPVQVGHYEDTFRKVDDTWLLTTRTLFLSFAGPTERLDGPGQP from the coding sequence ATGAATGCTGAAACTCTTGAACCGATGGAGCGCCTGCTCGCAGAGCGGGCTTGTGAGCGGCTGGTCGTTGAGTTCGTCCACCGGCTCGACCTCGGAGACCCGGGCTCGGTGGCGGACCTCTTCACGCAGGACGGCACCTGGGAATGGCCCGCCGGCGACCGCCGCATCGCGGGTCACGACGCCCTGCGCATCTACTTCGGCAACCGGCCCGCAGACCGACTGTCACGCCGCATATGCACCAACATCCTGGTTACCGTGACCTCTGCAGACACCGCCGCCGCCACCACCTACTTCACCACGTACCGGGTCGACGGCTACAGCGAGGGCCTCGTACCGCCGCGGCCCCCGGTTCAGGTGGGGCACTACGAAGACACATTCCGCAAGGTGGACGACACCTGGCTGCTCACCACGCGAACCCTCTTCCTCTCCTTCGCCGGTCCCACGGAACGCCTCGACGGGCCCGGCCAGCCATGA
- a CDS encoding contact-dependent growth inhibition system immunity protein, whose product MDRLLHLDRTLDELDPPRWAPPASDVTPLIRRVHELRRIPLGELGPAELRTLIPQQVALPYVLPLAVRLLLEEPLIDAYFYEGDLLLVTVNVPAAAWSLLPDLGARLCTVIAALPKAVVNGLPGASAEELARFVARTGSLR is encoded by the coding sequence ATGGACCGTCTTCTGCATCTCGACCGTACGCTCGATGAGCTGGATCCACCCCGCTGGGCGCCTCCTGCCTCTGACGTGACCCCTTTGATCCGCAGGGTGCATGAGTTGCGGCGTATTCCGCTGGGCGAACTCGGTCCGGCGGAGCTGCGCACCCTGATCCCTCAGCAGGTGGCGCTGCCGTACGTCCTTCCGCTCGCAGTGCGCTTGTTGCTTGAGGAGCCGTTGATTGATGCCTACTTCTACGAGGGTGACCTGCTGCTTGTCACCGTCAATGTCCCCGCTGCAGCCTGGTCCCTGCTGCCAGACCTCGGCGCGCGCCTGTGCACCGTGATCGCGGCATTGCCGAAGGCAGTGGTCAACGGCTTGCCCGGGGCCAGCGCCGAGGAGCTCGCCCGCTTCGTCGCGAGGACCGGATCGCTTCGCTGA
- a CDS encoding S1 RNA-binding domain-containing protein gives MLMRPSAGSDVLPHVYRITKHDPADRDEHGRYTGTEEVHSDCGPVEGAYLEAVAVFAAETGIDCLVVREPQVAAGFVGFGAESAVEGHGLAGLFPPGRAGYHDGARVSLSVALELVRAMLRGSGAWCRLEVEGTFTIHVGWDQYVYVGSSDPCPVAVARTRALGLFPERLDASPHDAELDGPGVQRPADDVFWARVRWCVATRQAALLEENHVGNAARWHRLEADSLDAVRARLAPRSRLAVWPDLSADVGAVLADLPEEGLIEFVWEDEDGRIASIVADESQFAELAAHVCGARAASALSLCIDGRQPLMTAVLPDEDGVLRARWRTEATSDDRHWAFLTTLHRGQICTGTVVAMPDFGVTFVDIGGFTAMINLPEVSWRHIDHPSDVLTVGQEVTAEILDVDLVRQRVPLSLKALEEDPLSVLAQQVGRIVRGPVTRLTPSGALVRIEDRDHGLEGLLHRTEPAEMSVDEPEEGIQVGDILTVEIIDVDPGSRRIKLSRVQARSADAQ, from the coding sequence ATGCTTATGCGTCCGTCGGCAGGCAGTGACGTGCTGCCCCATGTTTACCGCATCACCAAGCACGATCCTGCCGATCGCGATGAGCACGGTCGCTACACAGGTACCGAAGAGGTGCACAGCGATTGTGGGCCGGTCGAAGGTGCTTATCTGGAGGCTGTTGCCGTCTTCGCGGCGGAGACCGGAATCGACTGCCTTGTCGTACGCGAACCGCAGGTAGCGGCGGGCTTCGTCGGTTTCGGGGCGGAATCGGCTGTTGAGGGTCACGGCCTGGCCGGGCTCTTCCCGCCCGGCCGTGCGGGCTACCACGATGGCGCGCGGGTCTCGCTCAGCGTCGCCCTGGAGCTGGTTCGGGCGATGCTGCGCGGCAGTGGCGCCTGGTGCCGCCTGGAGGTGGAGGGCACGTTCACGATTCACGTCGGATGGGACCAGTACGTCTACGTCGGCAGTAGTGATCCCTGCCCGGTGGCGGTGGCACGTACCCGCGCACTGGGACTGTTCCCCGAGCGTCTGGACGCCTCTCCCCACGACGCCGAGCTCGACGGGCCGGGGGTACAGCGGCCCGCCGATGACGTCTTCTGGGCCCGCGTGCGCTGGTGCGTCGCGACGCGCCAGGCGGCGCTTCTCGAGGAGAACCACGTGGGCAACGCCGCTCGCTGGCACCGACTCGAGGCCGACTCGCTGGACGCGGTTCGCGCCCGGCTGGCTCCTCGCTCCCGTTTGGCCGTCTGGCCCGACCTTTCCGCCGATGTGGGCGCCGTCCTCGCCGATCTGCCGGAGGAAGGCCTGATCGAGTTCGTCTGGGAGGACGAGGACGGCCGGATCGCGAGCATCGTCGCCGACGAGAGCCAGTTCGCGGAACTGGCGGCGCATGTCTGCGGCGCCCGTGCAGCATCGGCCCTGTCCCTCTGCATCGACGGAAGGCAACCGCTCATGACGGCCGTCCTGCCCGACGAGGACGGCGTCCTGCGGGCGCGCTGGAGGACCGAGGCGACCTCCGACGATCGCCACTGGGCGTTCCTCACCACCCTGCACCGAGGACAGATCTGCACCGGCACCGTCGTCGCCATGCCCGATTTCGGCGTCACCTTCGTCGACATCGGCGGTTTCACCGCGATGATCAATCTGCCCGAGGTGTCCTGGCGCCACATCGACCACCCCTCCGACGTACTGACGGTGGGCCAAGAGGTCACCGCTGAGATCCTCGACGTCGACCTCGTCCGGCAGCGGGTGCCGTTGTCGCTCAAGGCGCTGGAGGAAGACCCGTTGTCGGTGCTTGCGCAGCAGGTCGGCCGGATCGTCAGGGGACCGGTCACCCGGCTCACCCCGTCCGGTGCCTTGGTCCGCATCGAGGACCGGGACCACGGCTTGGAGGGACTGCTGCACCGCACCGAACCGGCCGAGATGTCGGTGGACGAGCCCGAGGAGGGAATCCAGGTCGGTGACATCCTTACCGTCGAGATCATCGATGTCGATCCGGGGAGCCGTCGCATCAAGCTGTCGCGTGTTCAGGCCCGGTCGGCAGACGCTCAGTAG
- a CDS encoding IS110 family transposase: MPELWAGTDAGKAAHHCTVIDADGTKVLSRRVPNNEPELLELLGDVLALAEDGPVTWAVDLNAGGGALLIALLTSHGQRLLYIPGRTVHHASRGYRGDGKTDAKDAYVIADQARMRRDLQPLQEWDEIAVDLKILTARRYDLAADRTRAINRMRAQLLEYFPALERTFDYAASKSALILLTGYQTPAGLRRVGPSRLATWLKNRKVRGAQAMADAAVAAAQAQHTAVAGESTAAAVVNTLARSVLALDEEIAAVDARIAARFREHRDAEVILSMPGMGPLLGAEFVACTGGDMDAFGTAGRLAGVAGLAPVPRDSGRISGNMRRPHRYHRRLLRVFYLSAQIAARFCLTSKTFYDRKRAEGKSHKQAILALARRRLDVLWALIRDQRTFEAQPPQRGLAAA; the protein is encoded by the coding sequence GTGCCCGAGCTCTGGGCGGGGACGGATGCCGGCAAGGCCGCGCATCACTGCACCGTGATCGACGCGGACGGGACGAAGGTGCTCTCGCGCCGGGTGCCCAACAATGAGCCCGAGCTCCTGGAGCTGCTCGGCGATGTGCTGGCACTGGCTGAGGACGGCCCGGTTACGTGGGCCGTCGACCTGAACGCCGGTGGGGGCGCTCTGCTGATCGCCCTCCTGACCAGCCACGGACAGCGACTCCTGTACATCCCTGGCCGAACCGTCCACCACGCTTCCCGTGGCTACCGCGGGGACGGCAAGACCGATGCGAAGGACGCCTACGTCATCGCCGACCAGGCGCGGATGCGCCGGGACCTGCAGCCTTTGCAGGAGTGGGACGAGATCGCGGTGGACCTGAAGATCCTCACCGCCCGCCGCTACGACCTCGCCGCCGATCGGACCCGCGCCATCAACCGGATGCGTGCCCAGCTCCTGGAGTACTTCCCCGCCCTGGAACGGACCTTCGACTACGCCGCCTCCAAATCCGCACTCATCCTGCTGACCGGCTATCAGACCCCGGCTGGCCTCCGCCGGGTCGGCCCGAGCCGACTCGCGACCTGGCTGAAGAACCGCAAGGTCCGTGGCGCCCAGGCCATGGCCGATGCAGCCGTCGCCGCAGCGCAGGCCCAGCACACCGCCGTGGCCGGGGAGAGCACAGCCGCAGCCGTGGTGAACACGCTGGCCCGGTCGGTCCTGGCTCTGGACGAAGAGATCGCCGCCGTGGATGCAAGGATCGCGGCACGCTTCCGAGAGCACCGGGATGCCGAGGTGATCCTCAGCATGCCTGGCATGGGCCCGTTGCTGGGGGCGGAGTTCGTCGCTTGCACCGGCGGGGACATGGACGCCTTCGGAACCGCAGGCCGACTCGCCGGAGTCGCTGGTCTGGCACCTGTCCCACGAGACTCAGGCCGGATCAGCGGCAACATGCGCCGGCCGCACCGCTACCACCGCCGACTCCTGCGCGTTTTCTACCTATCCGCCCAGATCGCAGCCCGCTTCTGCCTGACCTCGAAGACCTTCTACGACCGCAAACGGGCCGAGGGAAAGAGTCATAAACAGGCGATCCTCGCCCTCGCCCGACGACGCCTCGACGTCCTATGGGCCCTCATACGCGATCAGCGAACCTTCGAGGCTCAGCCTCCCCAACGGGGTCTCGCTGCGGCCTGA
- a CDS encoding DUF6087 family protein has translation MEDEPLDRWAARREGRLRKPGELKAVTLSSGPQRAAHLDPDAPRLILKWDGFAWQALTTVENYAAACQVLNPSAQAEAAQLPGHTPRLGKGSGRHRKP, from the coding sequence GTGGAAGACGAACCCCTCGACCGGTGGGCCGCCCGCCGCGAAGGCCGCCTGCGCAAGCCGGGCGAACTGAAAGCCGTCACTCTCAGCAGCGGCCCCCAGCGCGCCGCCCACCTCGACCCGGACGCCCCGCGCCTGATCCTTAAATGGGACGGCTTCGCCTGGCAGGCGCTGACGACGGTGGAGAACTACGCGGCGGCTTGCCAGGTCCTCAACCCCTCAGCCCAAGCAGAAGCAGCGCAGCTACCCGGTCATACGCCACGCCTAGGCAAGGGAAGCGGACGGCACCGCAAGCCCTGA